gcgatgcggcgcatggtATACCTCGCCTGAGAGAGTACAGAGCACAAGCTACTTCAAGTCGACCGACGGGCACATGCACCAGTGGAATTTTAGTTTAAAGCGCGCGAATCTGCACCTGGTCCCAGTGATacaagatgcgccgcattcaGACCTCACAGGCATGCTTGTGGTTGACTCTACTCGCAGAGGCAAGCGATACCCCGATGCATTGTCCAAAACTGTACCGATTTGGTGTGCAGTGCTTACAAAAGCGTCGTTCCTTCGGTATGGCACGCCGCACTGCACAGCACTGCAGCTTCCTCCAGGCACCGTGTCGGCGAGCGAGCGGCAGCAAATCGAGGCTCGGCTAGATGAATGGGTGAGCAATTTTCTCACCTCTGATCTTCCCATTCCCAGATTGACTAAGCCGCTCTGCCCTTTTCATGTACACCCCGGCCACTGCCCCGCATTTCCAACGCCTTCGGAGGCAGTGCATCATGTCGTGCTGGTGAGTGCATCTGCGCTTGAAAATGTGCCGCATCGAAGCGAGGAGCATGCATCGTACGTACAGGGTGCGGGCGATGACCATGAAAGTTGGGCGATGGGCCTGACGCCGGAACTATTTTGGAAGAACAAGACGACTATTTTGGGGCCCGCGATGAAACGCCCAGCACTAGCGGCATACATCGAGCAGATTGTCGCAGAAAGGGCGCTACTGGTTTTGGATGATGACGGTGCCTACGAACTTAGCACTACTGGGTTGTGCATAGCGCGACGGCTGCCAAGCTCCGAGGCGGAAAAGACGCAGTATGCATTGATggtgcactgcacgccgcTTCCTCAAGCATCCAGCAAGCAGATCTTGTACTGCAAGGAGGAGACCGGAAAACGCGGGCTGTACGACTTTTCCGCATACCTTGGTCCTGCAGTCGACGCCGTCACCGATGCATTGATTGCAAGCGACAAACCCGTCCTGCTCGCTAGCGCAGACTATCACAGTagtgccgcgcttgcaatTGCCGTCCTCGCCGCAAGTTTCGACGAGCACAGAAATCTGatacgcgcgcgcagatcaCTGACTTTGCACCGCGCACATATCTCCAAGGATACTACGCAACGGCGCCTGCAGTGGGTCGCGAGTGTATCGAACCAACTCGCGCCGAGTCGCGCTTACCTACAGCGTGTGAATGCATTCTTGATGGgcccgcagcgccgtgtcaCGCTCTACAATGACTCGTGTGTAAATAATGTATAGAGCGCATCACAAATCCACCACATTACGCAAAAGCATTTTGAAACGAGGCGTGCCAAAGCCCGTGACGGCGTCCCAGCCTGGCGCGGCCTTGAAACCAGTCTTGTTCCCGCATCCTGTTGCGGAGCCTTCGGTCACGTCGTTAAACGCGTTGCTCTGGCTAAGCCGCTTGTACAAGAGTGGGTTCACAAAGCCTAGGGATGGCTTTCCTTTTGCAAAACGTGCATCGTTTAGGAGCGAGAAAATGGACGCGACAAGGGGTGTGGATGCACTCGTGCCCGACTCGGTCGTCATACTATTATTCAGTGCAATAGAGTAGCGCGAGCCTTGGGCAGAAATATCGGGGTACGCCCGCCCGCTTTGGTTGTACAGGTGCGCGTACTGGTTGCCCATCACGTCCTTGATATACTGAGGAACCACATTGTCCTGGTACTTTGGCCGCGCAAAGTAGTAAGAAAAGCCTCCGCCAGAGTAGAACTTGGCAATGTCTTTCGAGGTCGCTGCCTCAGGGTTGAATCCCTGCGTCGCACCGACTACAGTAACATAGGGGCATGACCCAGGGAAATTGGGCAGAAAGGTTTCTTTTTGCTCGCCATCGTTTGTTTGACAGTGTGACGCCTTCTTGCCGCCCACGCCTTCGTCGCCCGACGCCACAAACACACTCACACCGCGCAGACCAAGTGCTGCAAACATGCTgcaaacgcggcgcgcataCTTGGGCGGGACGGTTTGTTCGTCATCGCCGTACGAAATGGAAAGCACGTCTGGCAAGTTGGCGTCCTGCTCGAGTAGGTATTGAAGGAGCGCTGCGTACGGTTCGTTCGTATTTTTCGGACTGAAATTGTCGGGGCGGAAAGCGGGAGAGCCTCCGACAGAGATGAAACTCGTGCGGACTGGCCACGTCATACCGATGACTACCTGGACATCCAAGTTGGCCTCACCGCCCGCTGCAGATTGTGTTTGGTTGTCGTGTTCACCGTTGATAGTAAGGTAGTCAAACGTGGCTTTTCCAGCAAGTGCTTCGGGACGTTGCTCACGCAAAAATAGATCCAGGTCTGCATAGTTGGCATATTCATGGAGGAAGCCCGCGATTCCGACATGTGTCTTTTGAGGGGCTTGCGGCGTGTAGTCGGTCGTGCCGTACAGATGGCGCAGACATTCGGACGAGACATGCGATATGTTGCACGTTGACGTTGACGTTGATTCCGATGCAATGTAAAGTGTCTCTGTGTCCGCATCAGACGCAGCCAGCACTTGTTCTGGGTGCGTTGCTGGCTCCGGAATGTCGCTGTTCACAATGAACGATGGCCTTCGCTGTGTACGCTGGGAGGAAAAGTGGGTAATGCCACTAACGAAATCTACCACGGCTGCAATGTCCTGTGGAAGAGTGTACCGCGTTGTGCGCACAATTTCTTCCTGGCTTTCCTTGTGTCGGTAGACACTGAATTTTGCATCTCCAAGAAGTGCGCTCGCATGGCGGGCTGGGACCTTGACCAAGACCCAATCGCCAGTAGCACTGCTCTTGATGTGTTTCTTGGGCACACCGCTTTGCTGGAGATAGTTCTTGACGGTCTCCGTAGCATTGTCGGCAGGTTTCAGCATCTCGAGCACCTGGTCCTTGGACAAATGCTGCAGATACTCGGGGCTATCAGGATCGCTGGTCTTGTCTAGTTCCTGTTCAATACTGTTCGGGTGTTTCCATTTCAGTGCGAACTGCAACTGGATCGTTTCGTCACCTTTGGCAGATGATTGGCGCACCCAAGTGTCAGGGACGTGCACATGCTCTATTTCGAGCAtcacgtcgcgcgccgcggcggcgatgaCAACGGCCGCAGCCAAAATGCAAAATAACGTGGTGCGCATGGTAGAAGGTAGCGCCGGTACAGAGTTTGCACGCGCTATCGACGAGTTGGAACCGAGATTTCCTCAACCGTGCAATCAACTGGCTTAGCCTTTCGCTGAGTGGTGGACTTATTTGGCCCCTGCAGCACCATCAGACAAGTGGAGGGGTGTGTGCCTAACAGGCAATGTAACATGCGTACAGAAGCGATCCCCAGGAATGGACGACACTGTGCTCAATACCATGTGGGAAATCCGTTGGAGCAACAGTCAGAGCCTGCCCTACTTTTATGACATCAACACGAATGCGTCGATGTGGGAAATCCCGCCAGGCCTgacgcagcagcaggctCTTCAGCTACCCGGCTCGGAAATCCTGGAAGACTACTACCGTAACAAGCAGCAAATGATCCGTGCTCGTCACATTCTGCTAAAGACCCAGGAAAGCCGCCGCCCTGTGGACAGGAAGGGCGTATGTATACTTTGCAATGTACATGCTAACCTCTAGAACCCTATTTCCCGCACTCGGTCAGAGTCTATTGCACAGCTCGAGTCTGCGTTCAAGAAGCTTAACGATGGACCGAACACTGACGAAGCGTTTGCCAAGTTCGCAAAGGAGCACTCGTATGTATTTTTTTGATAAAAAGAAAAACTTACGCAACAGCGACTGCTCGTCTGCCGAGCAGGGCGGCGATCTTGGATTCTTTGGCAAAGGTGAAATGCAGCCCGAGTTTGAGAAGGCTGCGTTCAGCCTGCCTATCGGCGGAACCAGCAATGTTGTCCACACCGATAGCGGTGAGCATTTGatcaagcgcatcgcctaAATAGAAGTGCTAAAGATATGCAGTATAGTAGCATACTACCTCTTACCAACTTTTCTATTTCAACTGTTAAACGGCCCTGGGCAGAATCTCTTACCTTGTCGCACAACGCTGCCACGCCCCGTTGCACGGGTCCTTTATCGGGGCTGCTGGCCCGAACGCGTCGCTCTTGGTTGTGCGCGTTACGTCACTCCTAGGTAGCCACGTGGCCCCGCGTGCCCAACATGCCAGTGTCGCCCGTGTAGAAGCTGCTTTTACACATTTTTGCTCTTGTCGTCGGATCGTCATGCCGGAGGTGCCGGAATACATGTCTCTGCCAGGACCAACGGTCCGGCGCGAGACAAATGCGATTGTTACTACAGggcacagcgccgtgaGCTTCGTTCCGACAAACGAGATTCAGACCAGTGTAAGCACTGTGGACGACTACATTGTCATCGATATGATTATTCCTCCTACACAGTATATGGCGCCCACCTTATCCATGGCAAAGTTGTCGGGTCAGCTACAAACAGACCTGATCAATGAGCTGAACAGGCTTGGCCTGAAGGACGGGTCGCGTATTGCAGCGGTTGCACACCCTCGCAGCAAAGAGGCCGAAGCAGAGCAGTTTTATCGGAACACTAATggcgagctcgtcgaccCCGCCCTCGATCCTGTCCATCGCCCTGACGACTACCGCAGGGCAAAGCTTGGAATTCGTAGTCTGCGTGGCGAGCCGCTCCTTACACACTTTCCCGATCCGAACCCTGCTGTGCCGGTCAACATTGCCGGACTTATCTCTACGTGTCCCTGCGTTTGCTGCCGCTCGGGGTGCACAGGTGCCGATCCGTTCACCAAGCGTCTGCCGATTCTTCCGCGTGCACTGGCGCGCGAACCCGTCAGCCCTAACGCACAAGAAGCTCCTCTCACGCAAACTCACGAGACCGTCTTCAGCGTACGGCCTGTCAtaccagcgccagcgccgcgtactGTGTCTAAAGATCACACGGTAGTGACTCCAGTTCCGCAGCTGCCGGCATTTGACATTGATAAGCCGCGCACATTCCGCACCGAAGCAACACCGCAGACCATTGTCAAAGTCCTGCGCACACCCACGAACCAAGTCTCGGCTTCTAAATCCTACGGTGATATGCAATCCCAATTCCAAGCCACCTCGATATCTTATGAGCTCCCTAGACGGCATGCTACGCCTCCGATCCGCTCCGAGATGGACAGGTGGGCCGAggagcaagcgcggcagATCCGTTCTGTTCGCGCAGAGCGTACCACAAAGCGTGGAAATGCGCTGCAACGTACTGAGAAGGGCACGAGtgtctttgcgccgctccagcTGAGCGAGAACCTGGAAGCCGCACTGGCCCTAGATCATGTCCCGCGCGGCCACTTGACCCCGCCGCTCTCTAGCCCCTCTTCCTTCAActcttcgcgcggcgaaaaAGGTGTGGACTCTTCGCCGAACAGTTCCTTTGGCACCTCCACGccgatcgccgcgcgctaCAGTCGCTCATCGTCTAACTTGCGTCAGAAACACAAGGACAGTGCGCTGCCGCCAGTGCCCCCCGTACCCGATACGCAAGTTTTTCCCGTGCGGAAAATACtgagcggcgtgcgtgcctCTGAACCGACCGACTACTTTCCTTGCTCACGCACCTATGTGTGACGCGGACGATTGTAGAAATTCTGTTACGACAAGTCTTTTTGGCTAAACTAAGTAGATACGAATGAAACGAATGTATCCTTTTTACTTGTAGACACTTGTATACGTCTTGCCATTGTCTGGGCGAGGAAGCAGATTGCCGTGAGATGCAACACCCTCGATGCGGTGCGTTGCATTCAAGTTCTTGGTCACGGTAATCTGGAAGACGGACGAGCCACCCTCGCGTGCGACAATGATGGCGCTGGAAAGGAAAAAGAGCCAGATGCGCCACATTTTCTCGCCGTACTTGGCCTTGACCTTGTCCTCGTTCGACCTCCAGTTCTTGAGCCAGCGGTCAATGGTAGCCGAGTAGTGAATACCGGCAACGTCGCATGAGCGAAGCTCAAAGCCTGCGTGCTCCAGCTTGCCAATGACCCAGTTCAGCGGGCAGGAAGCGTCTGCGCCTGGGAAGATGTACTTGTTCATAAATAAGCCCCAGATCAGGTCCCAGTACTGCCAGCGAGGACGAAGTCCGGCAACCTGGAAGACCATCACGCCGTCATCGTCGAGCAGTTCGTACAGGTTGTGCAGGAACTTGGCATAGTGGCGGATGCCGACGTGCTCGGCCATCTCGAGACAAACAATCTTGGTGTAGTGTCCCTTTTGCACAGGGATATCGCGGTAGTCCATGCAGAGAATACGGGCTTGCGAGGTGGGGATGCCGTTCTTGGCCAAGCGCTCGTTGCCAAACTCGGTCTGGTTGCGTGCAAGGGTGACGCCGGTGTAGTCGCATCCGTAGTTCTTTGCTGCAAATGCGGCAAGAGTGCCCCAGCCACAGCCAATGTCCAAGACGCGGTCGGTGGGCTTCAAGCCGAGTTTGGAGCATACCAAATTCATTTTGTTGTCCTGCAGTTCCTCCAGTGTTTCTTCCCGGTTCGGGTCAGAGATAATGCCAGAAGTGTACACCATTTGAGGACCAAGGAACCACTCGTGAAAGTCGTTGCCCCTGTCGTAGTTGTCGCGAATCTGCTCCTCATCCTGGCGACTCGAGTGCATCAACACGTCGGGAAGCATATTGAACAAGACGTACTTGAAGAGGTTCGGAGTAAAATACATCGAAGCCCAGTCCCAGCGGTACTCGAGCGCCTCCTGCACATCGCCTTTGACATCGATCTTGCCGTCAAAGTAGTTCTCGTAGAAGATCTCCATAGGGATCTTGTGGCGACCGTggtacttggcgcgcagtgcaggGTCCTTGATATCAAGGTAGTACTCAATAGGACGGTTCGGAAGCTCGACTTTTTCGTTGATTCGCGGGCCAACCATGCTCATCACGGCCCAGTACGCAATTGCGAGCGGGACACCGCACAGTGCGACGAGAAAAAGATACGATGTCCACCCAAACCAGCGAGCTTTTACAATGGGGAgaatgcgcagcaaaatTGCGGGCCCAAAAAAAAtcaggagcgcgagctgcacatTGCTAAAGTAGCCATTCCCTTCGACCGGCAAAAGGCCGTTGCGGATCGCAGCGTAATGCGTCAGACGCACTTTGCTCCCGGGGGCCATTTGAGGTGTGTCCTCCGTGCTTGGTTTAGTACCGCTCAAGTCCATGGGTGTGGTTGCGGGAGTCACCGCGCCggccgtcgcgcttgcgtcgggAAGCTGCGACATGGTCTGTGAGGAGGAACTTGCAGAGCGGGCCGGCCGAGCGCTGCTCCacactgctgcgcgcctccaCATTGTTTCCGTTGGGCATGGCCGAACGGCCGTTTCGCGCGGTGGTGCATGGGCCCATCGTGACGCTCGTGTTTGGCGATCGGCATACACAGCATGCGGCATTGGCGAGGCTCGAGACATTTTACGAGTCGGAAAAATTTAAAAGCGTGTATCTTTCACTGGAAACAGCGGAGCGCGAAAAATTGTGCCGGGGGTACGAGGCGTTTAATTTGCCGATGCAAATCTTTCCAGCCTGGATAAAGGCGATGTGTGCGAAAGAAGAGGTTGCGCCTACAGCAGAGATGACGTGGCACGAGGCGACGTGCACTGCAGAAGAAAGTGCACTGCTCCGGTACCtgatcgagcgcgacgtgctggACAGCACCGGTACAAGccttgtcgagcatgcgccgacCTACCTCATCTCTGCGCTCACCACCTCGGCAGAGACAGTGTTTGCGCATGAGCGGCTACATGCATTGTATCATTTCTCTGCACCGTACCGCGCATTGCTTGCGGAGTTGTGGGAAGGGATGCCAGGCACGGTCAAGGACGCCGTGCAGTTTGACATGCAAATGCGCGGCTACAGCGCGACGGTGTGGCAGGACGAGCTGGGTGCGTACttgggcgtgcgcgtgccccaaaatgtgcgcgcagctgATCCGAGCGTCGAGTTCGGCAAGAAGAGCGCGGAGACGTGCCGCGAAATTCGACGGGCGCTTCTCGCACACATCCCCCGGTATTGGCGCGAGAGTGCAGGGGTCGAGGAGCAGGTTTTGCAGCTGGCACCCGAGTTCCTCCTACAAGCACGCACCGAGCTGCGGCCCAAGCCCAAGGTGCCTGTCGCCAAGACACGCAAGCAAAAAAAGTAAGATTCGTACTGTATTATAACAAAAGATTATGTGCCTCGTGTAGAAAAATACCGTACTCTCCCTTGTCCACCGTTGGCTTGTTTTGGACAGGGGTGGGTATGTCTAGCTTCAAAGGTAGTGTCTCGCTTGGCACTGGTGCCGGGCTCTTttccgtgctgcgcaacgccTTGGCCGCCTCGTCAATGTTTGCAATTTTACTCTCTCCTGTGCCCGCCGGTACTCGCGGGGGGATTGCGGGTGGCATGGACGACACACTCGACTTACGTTGGTCGTCTGCCGGCTTGGTTTTTGTGTCTGCAAGACGAGTACTCCACGTCGCCCAGCCCCGCTTCAGCGCATCTTTGGCGTCTTTCGTCGCTGTTTGGCGTGTGTCCTTGTCTTGCAGTGATTTCGCCAGTGTGGTCACACGCGCGCGTAGCGGCGTATGCGACGCGTCGGCATCCGAGCAATAggtgcgatgcgcaagcacgtccGGCGAGGTAGGCTGGCTATCAGACTTATTCGTGCTTTGTCTCAACACAGCGTCGGGAGTAGACAAGCTGCGCTCGGGCAGGTCGCGGTTTTGCAAAGAAAAATCCGTGTTGCTCTGTGCACTGTCTAAAGCGCTGTCCGGCTGCTTAACGAGCCACGGGCAAAGCCGGGTCCTACGCCGCAGGGATTTCTGCGTGCCGTTCTCGAGTGGCGAGATGGGAGTGTCGGGGCTGGGCGTGTAGTTAAGCGGTACATCCAACGTGGGGCTCGTGGAGTAAGACTTTTCCACTGGCGCGAGCTTCTCTTGtcgctgcacaagcgcctcgttcCATAtaccgccgcggcgcgcctctgACTGCGTATTGAAGAACGACACACTGTTCATGTGCGGTACAACCAGACTCTCTGCCACGCTCTCGCGGATGCGATTTTCAATCAGGCCGGTGATGAGCGACCAACGCACCCGGCGCGTGGAGACGACGGGTTCAACGACAATGTCCATCTTTGGCATGCTTGTGAATCCGTACCAGATGCGgttgctcggcggcggATTGATTTCGAGCTGCATTGTGCCTTCCAAGGACCGCAGAATCacggcaagcacgacgGGCACTCTGTACGACTTGAACCGCTGTCCAAGCGGAATGGTGAGTGTCGCGGAGATTTCAATGTGCATGCGACCGTGGTAGCGCACATGCACTTCCATATCCGTGTGTCCATTGTGCGTCAAGGATTTGAGAACGGGACGGCCAAACGTCGGGGCAGCGTGTCCTGTATCAACAGAGTTTAGCTGCACGTCACTCAAAAGCCGGGGAAAGCTCATGCGTTGGAGTCTGCGCAAAATACGACTCTCGACAAACTCTTGgaagcggtgcgtgcgcgaagcggCGAGAAAAACGCGGCCAAGCAATGCATTGAGCCACCGAAGCTGTAGCTCATCGGGATGGTCGTCCAATGTAGCAATCAAGGTGCGCATATCGAAGGCATTGATCAAGTCCGACCAGTGCATGTCTGCTTTGGACGATGCATCGACAAGCGCATGGTACCAGTCTTCTAGCAGCTTGGCCCTGGGAGTCATGATGTACCATTGTGGACCGCCCGGCTGCATCGACGCAATATGGATGGCATTTCGCTTCGTAAACAATGTACCATCGGAGCATATTGGCTTCTTCTCTCCGTCCAAGTGCGCGCCTTCCACATCGCCCACTTCGCGCTCCCACATACTCACGCGTTTGCTCGGCAGGTGTATGGAAGCGATGCACTCGGTaccagcacgcgccgcatcgtcAGAATTGTACAAATAAAGCATCGATTTGCTCAGAATCGCAAAGTATATTCCGTGCTCGTCTTGGGCGTGTGAAGTATCCGAGGCAAAGGCGGGGTCGCCGTCCGTGTCTTGGGGAATATCGGGGCCCACGgtcggtgcgccgcgaatgTTGCGGTACATCATGCTCATGTAGTTCGTTCGTTGTACAGTGCCATCGGTAGATGATGTGGCTGGATTGTCAGTGCTCGGCGCGACATGCCGCCAATTCGGAGGAATGCGCGAGCCGTCCCTCGCAAAATACGCGTCGCTTTTTCGCGGGAGTCCTTTGGACGTCGGGCGCACGATCAGCCACGAAAAAAGTGCTTTTCGACTGCTTGCGCTACCGGAAGACCGTATAGAAGCCGTCTCCGTACGGTCTTTTTCCGTCTCCgccagcaggcgcagcgcgtccgTATCGCCGCCAGGCTCGTCATCGGAAGTAAgggcgcgcggctcgagaGGTGGGTTTGGCGGCTCCGGCAAAGAATCACATATGTTGAGAAGTAGTATACACAGCGGGATGAATGTGACGCCACCGAGCAGGTagatgcacagctcgcgTAGCATGGGTGGCGCAACAAGTCCAACGGGGGTAGGGTCCACATGCGCACGTTTTAAACCGTACGTAAATCCcatgcaaagcgcgctccACCCGTTCACCCTTGGCGACGATGAagcgcaaggtgcgtggCGCAAACGCTAATGCCAGATTCTGTTGATGGGCAAGTCCGGTTCGGGCAAGAcgtccatgcgctcgtTTATATTTAGCGCTTACCGTCCCGAAGATACCAAGCGGCTCGGCAGCACAATCGAGGTCGAGCATTCCCATGTACGCTTTCCCGGCAACCTCGTGCTGAATTTGTGGGATTGCGGGGGACAGAAGACGTACATGGAGAGTTATATGGATACACAAAAAGGAAACGTGTTCAGTGCTGTGGGAGCGCTTATCTACGTCGTGGATTTGGTCAGTACtgaggacgacgacgataCGCACGAGTGGGACGCGGATTTGCGCTACTTTCGGTAGGTCTCTGCGCGGCTGACGAAAGCGAATGTATTGCGGCATTGCAGAGTAACTCTCCGGGTGCCAGGGTGTTTTGCCTTTTACATAAGATGGATTTGATCGAgccgtcgcggcgcaaggcactGTATATGagccgcgtcgcggatTTGCGccacaaggcgcgcgaagcgctgcagatgcATTCCTCCTCGCCGAATGTGCCAGACTCGCTGCAGATGCACTGCTTTGCGACGAGTATTTGGGATGCATCTCTGTTTAGGGTACGTTTGCAATACGCTAATTACAGGCTTGGTCCAGCATCATTCATACCCTCGTGCCCGACGCAGAGCAGATCGAGAAACATCTTGCGCACCTCGCGAGTATATGCTCCGCGTCCGAGATTGTTCTGTTTGAACGTGCCACATTCCTGGCCCTTTCCTACTACACGAATCTGGACCCGGAGGCAAAGCAGCCTTTGGATGCACCCATGGTCAGCGACGAGGTGAATCGTGACCAGGACAAGGACTCGGATAAGGTGCTGCTAGAGGGCCTCTCTGACTCAATGCTGCTTGCACACAATTCGCTGCGGCAGAGCACGGGTGCCTTTGCGAGCGATCGGTTCGAGCGGATCAGCGAGTTGGTCAAGCATTTCAAAATTGCGTGCATGGATGCGAATCAGCaaatgcaggcgctggagaTTAGCACGCCAGAGTTCGGCGCGTACTTGGACGTACTCACTTCCTCGACTTATATCCTTGTCGTCGTCACAACACCGGCCATTGGTACGTCGCCTGCTTGCTCACCACAGAAATGCCTGCGGTCAAGCGCAATGTCGAGCTGAGCCGTGCGCACTTTGAGCGGCTCCAATCGATTCACTCCACATAGCCGATACCCGATATTCGCGAATAGTCACGTGCAGTGGACCTGTCGGCCTTCTCGCGCCACGGTTGGTGTTGATCATGCTAGGCTCCATGGCTtggatgcagcgcgtgccgaGGTGCGTTCCCCGAGTTCTACATACACCGGGGCTGTGTGCTTCACACCGTATATCCCTCTTCCATTCGTCCCTGGCACGGAATGCACACTTTGACTCGAATGCATTTGTCGAGCGACTCGAGGAAGCGGGGATCGACCGCAAGCAGGCAGATGTCCTAGTGACTGCGCTTACAGGTGTGATCAATGAGAGCATTGATAACTTTGCGCGGGGTCTCGTACGCCGCGATGAGGCAGAGCGCCTTTCGTATACACAAAAAGTGGGTAGCTTGCCAACGCTCACCACAGGTTGATTTCGCGAAACTCAAGTCGGAGATCCAGCTGCTAGAGCGCAGTGACTTTGTGATGATGAAATCGGAGAATGAGCGGCTGATGGCAGACGTAGAGAAGCTGAAACAGCGCTTGCGGGAAGAAATTACCCGGACTACAGCCGGCGTGCGACTGGACCTGAACTTGGAAAAGGGTACGTTATGTGGTGTTGTTGTTGACTAGAGGCCGCATCCGCGACGAGTCTGCAGTACATGCGCTCAAGATTAAGGAAGTCGATACTCGCATCGAGTCGGAGATCGCAGGCATACGCACCAGCATCCAAAGTGCGAAATTCAACGTCCTCCAGGTACGTTTTTTCCCCGCAACTCACATGTAGTACCTTGTCGGTGTCGCTACTGGTGCCGGTGCACTGCTCCTCGCATACCTGCGCATGTTCCGTTAGTAGTGACTTTACCCTGTAAATGCATAGACCGCTTTTCCGTTAGGCCCGATGTATCGGCCTTGCACTTCCCCGCGTTGTTACGTTTGCCACGATGAACATTTCAGGGCGCACGCAGTATCAATCTAGCGGCTTCACTTTCGATGACCTCACGCCCACGCCAATGACCTTGTTTTCCAAGTGGTATGCCGAGGCGGTTGACGCTGGGGTGCTAGAACCAGAGGCCATGACATTATGCACCACCGCGCTGCCCAACGCACTTCCGCCCGCATTGACAAATACGCAAGTGGACAAATCTGGATGGCGTGTAGATGCACCGAGGCCCAGTGCACGCATGGTGCTTTTGAAACACGCCGGCAATGATGGATTCCAATTTTTTACGAACTACTTATCGCGCAAAGGCaacgagctcgaggcgaATCCGTGGTGCTCGCTGACATTTTACTGGCCGCAAGTGTTCCGTagtgtgcgtgtgctggGCCGTGTAGAGCGCTTGTCGGAGCAAGCTTCGCAGTCCTACTACGACGCTCGGCCGCTGGGAAGCAAGATCGGCGCCTGGGCGAGCCCTCAAAGCGAGCCTATCGTCTCGCGCGAGGAATTGACCGAGCGCGTTAAAAATACCGAGGCCAAGTTCGGCGTGCAGAGCACAGACGACGCTTCCAAGCATATACCCCTGCCTCCGTTCTGGGGTGGCTACCGCGTCGTTCCCGACGAAGTTGAGTTCTGGGCAGGGCGCATGAATCGCCTGCACGATCGATTCCGGTACGTGCGCGATCCAAACACCCAGTCTCCTCTCGACGACGCATCGACGTGGACAATCGAAGCGCTTGGCCCGTAATCTACAAAGCCTATGTGTACCCATACTGTGTGAGGACGCGGCACActgccgtgcgcgatgcatcgcCTTGGAACGTT
This is a stretch of genomic DNA from Malassezia vespertilionis chromosome 1, complete sequence. It encodes these proteins:
- the RIT1 gene encoding tRNA A64-2'-O-ribosylphosphate transferase (BUSCO:EOG09261N2L; COG:A; EggNog:ENOG503NVWI) is translated as MQPMLSAEREVLKTLRRENKDLWNRVWSIHYVGMSQANICDTYFPLPLVVQSTSYFKSTDGHMHQWNFSLKRANLHLVPVIQDAPHSDLTGMLVVDSTRRGKRYPDALSKTVPIWCAVLTKASFLRYGTPHCTALQLPPGTVSASERQQIEARLDEWVSNFLTSDLPIPRLTKPLCPFHVHPGHCPAFPTPSEAVHHVVLVSASALENVPHRSEEHASYVQGAGDDHESWAMGLTPELFWKNKTTILGPAMKRPALAAYIEQIVAERALLVLDDDGAYELSTTGLCIARRLPSSEAEKTQYALMVHCTPLPQASSKQILYCKEETGKRGLYDFSAYLGPAVDAVTDALIASDKPVLLASADYHSSAALAIAVLAASFDEHRNLIRARRSLTLHRAHISKDTTQRRLQWVASVSNQLAPSRAYLQRVNAFLMGPQRRVTLYNDSCVNNV
- a CDS encoding tripeptidyl-peptidase I (EggNog:ENOG503NY9U; SECRETED:SignalP(1-19); MEROPS:MER0078639; COG:O), translating into MRTTLFCILAAAVVIAAAARDVMLEIEHVHVPDTWVRQSSAKGDETIQLQFALKWKHPNSIEQELDKTSDPDSPEYLQHLSKDQVLEMLKPADNATETVKNYLQQSGVPKKHIKSSATGDWVLVKVPARHASALLGDAKFSVYRHKESQEEIVRTTRYTLPQDIAAVVDFVSGITHFSSQRTQRRPSFIVNSDIPEPATHPEQVLAASDADTETLYIASESTSTSTCNISHVSSECLRHLYGTTDYTPQAPQKTHVGIAGFLHEYANYADLDLFLREQRPEALAGKATFDYLTINGEHDNQTQSAAGGEANLDVQVVIGMTWPVRTSFISVGGSPAFRPDNFSPKNTNEPYAALLQYLLEQDANLPDVLSISYGDDEQTVPPKYARRVCSMFAALGLRGVSVFVASGDEGVGGKKASHCQTNDGEQKETFLPNFPGSCPYVTVVGATQGFNPEAATSKDIAKFYSGGGFSYYFARPKYQDNVVPQYIKDVMGNQYAHLYNQSGRAYPDISAQGSRYSIALNNSMTTESGTSASTPLVASIFSLLNDARFAKGKPSLGFVNPLLYKRLSQSNAFNDVTEGSATGCGNKTGFKAAPGWDAVTGFGTPRFKMLLRNVVDL
- the pin1 gene encoding peptidylprolyl isomerase (BUSCO:EOG09264PI4; COG:O; EggNog:ENOG503P1QY), which translates into the protein MDDTVLNTMWEIRWSNSQSLPYFYDINTNASMWEIPPGLTQQQALQLPGSEILEDYYRNKQQMIRARHILLKTQESRRPVDRKGNPISRTRSESIAQLESAFKKLNDGPNTDEAFAKFAKEHSDCSSAEQGGDLGFFGKGEMQPEFEKAAFSLPIGGTSNVVHTDSGEHLIKRIA
- a CDS encoding sphingolipid C(9)-methyltransferase (TransMembrane:2 (o62-83i95-114o); COG:M; EggNog:ENOG503NUUX), yielding MSQLPDASATAGAVTPATTPMDLSGTKPSTEDTPQMAPGSKVRLTHYAAIRNGLLPVEGNGYFSNVQLALLIFFGPAILLRILPIVKARWFGWTSYLFLVALCGVPLAIAYWAVMSMVGPRINEKVELPNRPIEYYLDIKDPALRAKYHGRHKIPMEIFYENYFDGKIDVKGDVQEALEYRWDWASMYFTPNLFKYVLFNMLPDVLMHSSRQDEEQIRDNYDRGNDFHEWFLGPQMVYTSGIISDPNREETLEELQDNKMNLVCSKLGLKPTDRVLDIGCGWGTLAAFAAKNYGCDYTGVTLARNQTEFGNERLAKNGIPTSQARILCMDYRDIPVQKGHYTKIVCLEMAEHVGIRHYAKFLHNLYELLDDDGVMVFQVAGLRPRWQYWDLIWGLFMNKYIFPGADASCPLNWVIGKLEHAGFELRSCDVAGIHYSATIDRWLKNWRSNEDKVKAKYGEKMWRIWLFFLSSAIIVAREGGSSVFQITVTKNLNATHRIEGVASHGNLLPRPDNGKTYTSVYK
- the EDC3 gene encoding enhancer of mRNA decapping (COG:G; EggNog:ENOG503NVYJ); the protein is MAERPFRAVVHGPIVTLVFGDRHTQHAALARLETFYESEKFKSVYLSLETAEREKLCRGYEAFNLPMQIFPAWIKAMCAKEEVAPTAEMTWHEATCTAEESALLRYLIERDVLDSTGTSLVEHAPTYLISALTTSAETVFAHERLHALYHFSAPYRALLAELWEGMPGTVKDAVQFDMQMRGYSATVWQDELGAYLGVRVPQNVRAADPSVEFGKKSAETCREIRRALLAHIPRYWRESAGVEEQVLQLAPEFLLQARTELRPKPKVPVAKTRKQKK